Proteins encoded within one genomic window of Fragaria vesca subsp. vesca linkage group LG1, FraVesHawaii_1.0, whole genome shotgun sequence:
- the LOC101315377 gene encoding F-box protein At5g67140-like gives MEREAEIDRLPLDLLANIFVLITSFTDLAQASGVCRKWKQGVRQSLGRRESLSFAGWKMDDNSTARLLRYAYSLRDLDISRSRWGCQISDTGLYRISLAKCISNLTSISLWGITGITDKGVVHLISRANSLQHLNIGGTFITDESLYAIANNCPHLKTIVLWSCRHVTENGLLVLVNSCRKLESINVWGTRVPVECFIALLTISPALQIKPKGLPFNVDASMLPVI, from the exons ATGGAGAGAGAGGCTGAGATTGATCGGTTGCCTCTAGACCTCTTGGCTAATATCTTTGTTCTCATCACTTCGTTCACTGATTTGGCCCA AGCAAGCGGTGTGTGTAGAAAATGGAAACAGGGGGTGAGGCAGAGTCTGGGACGCAGAGAGAGTCTGAGCTTTGCTGGTTGGAAGATGGATGATAACTCCACTGCTCGTCTGCTTCGTTATGCTTACAGCCTCAGAGACTTGGATAT TTCAAGAAGCCGGTGGGGTTGTCAGATATCCGATACCGGATTGTACAGGATCTCTTTAGCAAAGTGTATCAGTAATTTAACATCCATATCGTTATGGGGGATTACAGGGATCACAGATAAAGGTGTTGTTCATTTG ATCTCAAGAGCTAATTCCTTGCAGCACCTGAATATTGGTGGCACATTCATCACAGATGAGTCACTGTATGCCATTGCTAATAACTGTCCACATTTGAAG ACTATTGTTCTATGGAGCTGCCGTCATGTAACAGAGAACGGCCTTCTTGTTCTTGTAAATAGTTGCCGCAAGCTCGAGTCCATCAATGTATGGGGGACCAGAGTTCCTGTAGAATGTTTCATTGCTTTGCTTACTATCAGTCCAGCTCTTCAGATAAAACCCAAAGGACTGCCTTTTAATGTTGATGCTTCTATGTTGCCTGTGATATAA